In Sphingobacterium thalpophilum, a genomic segment contains:
- a CDS encoding non-canonical purine NTP diphosphatase, translating into MLELVFATNNAHKLEEVQAIVGSAFIIKSLNDIDCSDDIPETGETFEENAKQKTDYLVNKYGLYCFGDDSGLEIDALNGEPGVYSARYSGSRDMEKNIDLVLQKLGDNTNRTARFKTVISLYLNEQQHFFEGSIEGKIIEERRGIDGFGYDPIFIPNGYDRTFAEMTAAEKNSISHRAIAVGKLATYLKTK; encoded by the coding sequence ATGCTAGAACTTGTATTTGCAACCAATAATGCCCATAAATTGGAGGAAGTCCAAGCGATCGTGGGAAGTGCTTTTATCATTAAGAGTTTAAATGATATTGACTGTAGCGATGATATTCCAGAGACAGGAGAGACCTTTGAGGAAAATGCCAAGCAGAAAACAGATTATTTGGTTAATAAATATGGCCTTTACTGTTTTGGAGATGACTCAGGTTTGGAAATTGATGCATTAAATGGCGAACCGGGAGTTTATTCAGCACGTTATTCGGGATCAAGGGATATGGAAAAGAATATTGATCTTGTACTACAAAAATTAGGCGATAACACCAATCGTACAGCGAGATTCAAAACAGTTATTTCATTATATTTGAATGAGCAGCAGCACTTTTTTGAAGGAAGTATCGAGGGGAAAATTATTGAAGAACGTAGAGGTATTGATGGCTTTGGTTATGATCCCATTTTTATTCCGAATGGCTATGATAGGACGTTTGCCGAAATGACAGCGGCAGAAAAAAATAGCATTAGCCATCGAGCGATTGCTGTTGGTAAACTTGCTACATATTTAAAAACGAAATAG
- a CDS encoding OstA-like protein has protein sequence MKQYIYTLIVFILTGLSVQAQKQDELKLLSSSHIITGKDGNILFYRPVYEHVGSTLSSDSGYLHKDNIGRQFFEAFGNVIITQPDGTQIFSNKLHYEAAMQLATLTGAVRMVSTSGSVLTTDHLVYNMRSKIGNYYSGGRILSGSDTITSQRATYFENTGESYFNQKVVVRSTNVKVYTDSMKYNGNTRITDFYGPTNIKGNKGENLYTEKGRYHMATGQAYFSKNNLYTEGTKFLKGDSLFYDRQVGIGKAVKNVVFVDTLDKFYAYGGFGLYNGRNESITMTNKPLIISVVKKDSTQKDSVSSLSPAQQKSEKERKNEAKELKKIEKEQNKDELKSNKATSQVVLEEKEHPGKNIKSDNSKTLKADSQVDSVFMTADTLFSQMIFRRDYIAKDFKLNREGGAIEDDNEVDYGDQDSSSTTVDSTGTLDNTRVNLHKGIDSLSKKDSDKPVLEKSIKKVQDTLINKKPIAPKKTPVIVGDQNKIEIEKNLKADSVLRKKAIIPKGGESDKLMGAALKNAQENRRDSLAQDTAKTRIIKAYYNARLFKSDLQAVADSMYYGMQDSMFRLMGKPMMWAENSQISGDTIFLQVKNQKLDNSLLVGNAFMVNATSDSLKFNQIKGRKITSFFTNNRMERLFVDGNAENIFYNIDEKTNVTTELVHDRSSRFKILMEDNKLKEYVSIRKVDGKVYPIAEVTADKEFLPNFTWRPEDRPKSKDDLLNRKRDLSKASFTVPTAPEGEESGTMKSIKKGDKTTTPQKGAAKKAGASETLEEEKEVGAANNKTNAVTKTAKPSETTDKVSATKTNVKTATDKAAAKSDSTTNKSAIIPAQDSIQTKVKAK, from the coding sequence GTGAAACAATACATTTATACACTTATTGTATTTATTTTAACTGGCTTGTCGGTCCAAGCACAGAAACAGGATGAACTAAAGCTTCTTTCGTCATCCCATATTATTACTGGGAAAGACGGCAATATTTTGTTTTACCGTCCAGTCTATGAACATGTGGGTTCAACGCTATCATCAGATAGTGGCTATTTACATAAAGACAACATTGGCCGACAATTTTTTGAAGCCTTTGGAAACGTAATCATTACTCAACCCGACGGTACACAGATATTTTCCAATAAATTACATTATGAAGCAGCAATGCAGCTCGCTACGCTTACAGGCGCTGTTCGAATGGTCAGCACTAGTGGATCGGTATTAACGACCGATCATCTTGTCTACAATATGCGAAGTAAAATCGGCAATTATTACAGCGGCGGGCGTATTCTATCAGGAAGCGATACAATTACAAGCCAGCGAGCTACTTATTTCGAAAATACAGGGGAATCTTATTTCAATCAAAAAGTTGTGGTTCGATCGACCAATGTAAAAGTCTACACAGACTCCATGAAATATAATGGTAATACACGCATTACTGATTTCTATGGTCCCACGAATATCAAGGGAAATAAAGGGGAAAACCTATATACTGAAAAAGGCCGATACCATATGGCAACGGGCCAGGCTTATTTCTCTAAAAACAACCTCTACACAGAAGGGACAAAGTTTCTTAAAGGAGACAGCCTATTCTACGATAGACAAGTGGGAATCGGTAAAGCCGTAAAAAATGTGGTCTTTGTTGATACCTTAGACAAATTTTACGCCTATGGTGGATTTGGTTTGTACAACGGGAGGAACGAATCCATTACAATGACAAACAAACCCCTGATCATTTCGGTGGTCAAAAAAGATTCAACACAAAAAGATTCTGTATCTTCTTTGTCTCCCGCCCAACAAAAATCGGAGAAAGAGCGAAAAAATGAAGCCAAGGAATTGAAGAAGATTGAAAAAGAACAAAACAAAGATGAACTCAAATCAAATAAAGCCACATCGCAAGTTGTTCTAGAAGAAAAGGAACATCCAGGTAAGAATATCAAAAGCGATAATAGTAAAACCCTTAAGGCTGATTCACAAGTCGATTCTGTTTTTATGACAGCCGACACCCTCTTCTCACAGATGATATTTCGCCGAGATTATATTGCAAAAGATTTTAAATTGAATCGTGAAGGTGGGGCTATTGAAGATGACAATGAAGTCGATTATGGTGACCAGGATTCCAGCTCAACAACAGTTGATTCTACTGGTACATTAGATAACACAAGAGTTAACCTTCACAAGGGAATAGACAGTTTGTCTAAAAAAGACAGTGACAAACCGGTTCTTGAAAAGAGCATTAAAAAAGTACAAGATACACTTATAAATAAAAAACCGATTGCACCAAAGAAAACACCAGTTATTGTCGGCGATCAAAACAAGATAGAAATTGAAAAAAACCTCAAGGCTGATAGTGTTTTGCGTAAAAAAGCGATCATCCCCAAAGGCGGTGAATCCGATAAATTGATGGGAGCAGCTTTAAAAAATGCCCAAGAGAATAGAAGAGATTCTCTCGCACAGGATACTGCTAAAACACGGATTATAAAAGCCTACTATAATGCACGATTATTTAAATCAGACTTGCAGGCTGTAGCAGATTCTATGTATTATGGTATGCAAGATTCGATGTTCAGGCTGATGGGAAAACCAATGATGTGGGCCGAAAACTCACAAATCTCCGGAGATACCATATTTTTACAGGTAAAGAATCAGAAATTGGACAATTCCTTACTCGTCGGTAATGCTTTCATGGTGAACGCAACAAGCGACTCATTAAAGTTCAATCAGATTAAGGGTCGTAAGATTACCAGCTTTTTCACCAATAACCGTATGGAACGTTTGTTTGTTGATGGCAATGCAGAAAATATCTTTTACAATATTGATGAAAAGACCAATGTAACCACTGAGCTTGTACATGATCGAAGCAGTCGTTTCAAGATCTTGATGGAAGATAATAAGTTGAAGGAATATGTATCTATTCGAAAAGTGGATGGCAAAGTCTATCCCATTGCTGAAGTCACGGCCGACAAAGAATTTCTTCCGAATTTCACCTGGCGTCCCGAAGATCGACCTAAATCAAAAGATGATTTATTAAATCGAAAAAGGGATCTTTCAAAAGCGTCATTTACGGTTCCGACTGCACCAGAAGGTGAAGAATCCGGGACAATGAAGTCTATTAAAAAAGGCGATAAAACAACGACCCCTCAAAAAGGTGCCGCTAAGAAAGCTGGTGCTAGCGAAACGCTCGAGGAAGAAAAAGAGGTGGGTGCTGCAAACAATAAAACAAACGCTGTAACCAAAACAGCTAAGCCATCTGAAACAACGGATAAAGTTAGCGCTACAAAAACAAATGTAAAGACCGCAACCGACAAAGCAGCTGCGAAGTCTGACTCAACAACCAATAAATCGGCGATAATACCTGCTCAAGATAGTATTCAAACAAAAGTAAAAGCTAAATAA